From Clostridia bacterium, a single genomic window includes:
- a CDS encoding MarR family transcriptional regulator: MSQLRQGGFLISKIHQLSGRIFSKKLKKHNINEINPAQGRILFALWQKDNIPIQELARITALGKSTLTRMLDRLEESGHLMRRFPSSDRRKVLIQLTDENKKMKAAYEQVSSDMTDLFYKGFEDTEILQFEGYLKRIFSNLADFEGKKE, encoded by the coding sequence ATGTCACAGTTGCGGCAGGGCGGTTTCTTAATCTCCAAAATACATCAGCTATCGGGAAGGATATTTTCAAAAAAACTAAAAAAACATAATATAAATGAAATCAATCCGGCACAGGGCAGAATACTCTTTGCCCTATGGCAGAAAGACAATATACCCATACAGGAACTGGCAAGGATAACAGCACTTGGCAAGTCTACACTGACGCGCATGCTGGACAGGCTTGAAGAGTCCGGACACCTTATGCGCAGATTTCCAAGCAGTGACAGACGTAAAGTACTGATACAATTAACGGATGAAAATAAGAAAATGAAAGCAGCCTACGAACAGGTATCCAGCGACATGACAGATTTATTCTACAAAGGCTTTGAGGATACTGAGATATTGCAGTTTGAAGGATACCTTAAAAGAATATTTAGCAACCTGGCAGATTTTGAGGGTAAAAAAGAGTAA
- a CDS encoding DUF2461 domain-containing protein, whose protein sequence is MTKKTNNLSNVFTPKTVEFLAELKINNSKAWFEENRETYNQYVLGPMQNLVMSLSGFMLSIDPCIETTPSVGKTISRIHRDIRFSNDKSPYRSNVWITFKRPSREWQDAPAFFFDLSPSSYSYGMGFYAADKKTMEKFRAIIESRHDEFRNAVSVFSKQDIFAVGGEKYKRILNKDIPQDLLDWYQRKDLYFICSKNISENLFSSSLAKDLITDLSLLADFYSYLYKIKDTKL, encoded by the coding sequence ATGACAAAAAAAACAAACAACCTATCAAATGTTTTCACACCAAAGACTGTTGAATTTCTTGCAGAGCTAAAAATTAACAACAGTAAGGCTTGGTTTGAGGAAAACAGGGAGACATACAATCAATATGTGCTTGGCCCTATGCAAAACCTGGTTATGAGCCTGAGTGGTTTTATGCTGTCAATCGACCCCTGTATTGAAACAACTCCATCCGTGGGAAAAACCATATCCAGAATACATCGTGATATACGGTTTTCCAATGACAAATCTCCTTACAGAAGCAATGTATGGATTACCTTCAAAAGGCCTTCCAGGGAATGGCAGGACGCTCCGGCCTTTTTCTTTGATTTATCCCCCTCCTCCTACTCTTATGGAATGGGCTTTTATGCGGCTGATAAGAAAACCATGGAGAAGTTCAGAGCAATAATAGAGAGCAGGCACGATGAGTTTAGAAACGCAGTTTCAGTCTTCTCTAAACAGGATATCTTTGCAGTAGGCGGAGAAAAATACAAGAGAATTCTGAACAAGGATATCCCTCAGGATTTACTTGACTGGTATCAAAGAAAAGACCTTTATTTTATTTGCAGCAAAAACATAAGCGAAAATCTTTTCAGCAGCAGCCTGGCAAAAGACCTGATAACAGACTTAAGCCTGCTTGCGGATTTTTACAGCTACCTGTACAAGATAAAAGATACAAAATTGTAG
- a CDS encoding pyridoxamine 5'-phosphate oxidase family protein has translation MSGVYSFENVVNLAKETSSKDELSAEIEEIRCKSLQLIESCGIAMVGSSDGDGYPNIKAMLKMETEGLKTFWFSTNTSSKRVKQFKDNPKACVYFSDQASFKGLMFVGEMVVLSDYESRKRLWREGFEVYYPQGVNDPDYSVLCFTANWGNYYHGLSNISFKV, from the coding sequence ATGTCAGGTGTATATTCTTTTGAAAATGTAGTCAATCTTGCAAAGGAAACATCATCCAAAGATGAATTATCGGCTGAAATCGAAGAAATCCGCTGTAAGTCACTGCAACTCATTGAAAGCTGCGGTATAGCGATGGTAGGTTCAAGTGACGGAGATGGATATCCTAATATCAAAGCAATGCTGAAAATGGAGACAGAGGGTCTGAAAACATTCTGGTTCAGCACCAATACCTCCTCCAAGAGAGTAAAGCAGTTTAAGGATAATCCCAAAGCCTGTGTTTATTTTTCTGATCAAGCTAGTTTCAAAGGTTTGATGTTTGTAGGCGAAATGGTAGTTCTCTCTGATTATGAGTCCAGAAAAAGGCTGTGGAGAGAGGGATTTGAAGTTTATTATCCTCAAGGAGTAAATGACCCCGACTATTCGGTACTATGCTTCACCGCAAATTGGGGCAATTATTATCACGGCTTAAGCAATATAAGTTTTAAAGTATAA